AGGTTTTGTTTCTATACTCTTTTTAAGAGCAAACTTTTATAACTTAGCCCCCGTATTTTTAAGTGTCACTATGCTACTCACCGCATCTTTTACATACTTAGATCTAAAGCCCATCACTATGTTTTTTATAGGTTTTTTTTCTTCATACTTTGCCGTGCTTGTGGGACACTTTCTTACAGAAAGTCCTAAGAAAAGAGATCTACTTGGGTTGGTTTTAGGTAATGTGGGGGTATCAGCTCTTTACTTTTTACCCGTAAAAGATTACTATAAATTTCTCATAATAAGTTTTTTACCCTCAATTAATTTTTATAGAAAACCCATCACATTTTCTTTTGAAACAATAGAAAAGCGCATTTATTTAAGATTTTTATTGAGCATATTTGTACTATATATAACAGGGGGACTGATGTATAAAAATATTATGGAAATATACAGTATACAGGCTTTTGTTTTTGGTATTGAGGTATTTTTCTACGCTTTTGCAGTACTGTTAGCTTATTTTATGCTAATGAAAAATACAAAGGAAGAACATCTTCTCGTATCTGCGGTTATTTCTTATGCGTTGGCTTATTCCCTAATGCATTTTGAACATAAGATGTTTCTTAATATTATGATGTATCTGATTCAATTTGGATTTGGTTTTGCGGACGCTTATCTCCTTTATACTCTCATAAATCTAAGGAATCCACTTCTGGTTTTCCCCGTTGGTTTCTCAACCGTCTGCGTGTCCATCATGTGCGGGTACTATCTTGGGAAACTAATCTCTCATCCTGATTTTTTAATAGCTGTTGGGAACATCATCCTTGTGAGCTTTTCCCTTTATACCTTTTATGTAGCAAAGACAGAAAAGGTAATCAAGGAAAAGATGCCAAAGATTACACAAAAAGTAGGTGCAAAGGAGTTCATAGAGAGTTTGTGTGTAGATCTGCAAAAATACGATAAGAGGCTATCCAGAAGGGAGATAGAGGTAATGTCTCTGATGCTTGAAGGCAAAAGTAATGAGGAAATAGCGAAAATTTTAGGCATATCAATTTCCAGTGTAAGAGAATACAGTAGAAGAGCGCTGGAAAAAATAGATAAGGATAGAGAGGAATTATCACATGCTTATATGGAGTGGCTAAAAGGTAAATCACTGTGAGGATCTTTTAACCCAACTCAGCAAGAAGTCCCCCACTTCTACTTTGTAAGTGGGAGATGAATTGCTGCTGTTCTTGACAGGTTCTAAGTTTCGGTATAATATTTGCAAGCTAAGATGCTTAAAGCTTATAAGTATCGCATATATCCGACAAAGAGCCAGAGACAGATTATAGAAAAGGCCTTTGGCTGTGTCAGGTTCTACTGGAACAATGCTCTGGAAATCAAGCTAAAAGCCTTAGAAAGAGGGGAGAAG
This portion of the Hydrogenobacter sp. genome encodes:
- a CDS encoding LuxR C-terminal-related transcriptional regulator — protein: MFALFSLSSFVLWLISFPMAGFLLKDFDLLPYFLAGHIGGFVSILFLRANFYNLAPVFLSVTMLLTASFTYLDLKPITMFFIGFFSSYFAVLVGHFLTESPKKRDLLGLVLGNVGVSALYFLPVKDYYKFLIISFLPSINFYRKPITFSFETIEKRIYLRFLLSIFVLYITGGLMYKNIMEIYSIQAFVFGIEVFFYAFAVLLAYFMLMKNTKEEHLLVSAVISYALAYSLMHFEHKMFLNIMMYLIQFGFGFADAYLLYTLINLRNPLLVFPVGFSTVCVSIMCGYYLGKLISHPDFLIAVGNIILVSFSLYTFYVAKTEKVIKEKMPKITQKVGAKEFIESLCVDLQKYDKRLSRREIEVMSLMLEGKSNEEIAKILGISISSVREYSRRALEKIDKDREELSHAYMEWLKGKSL
- a CDS encoding helix-turn-helix domain-containing protein, producing MLKAYKYRIYPTKSQRQIIEKAFGCVRFYWNNALEIKLKALERGEK